In one window of Megalops cyprinoides isolate fMegCyp1 chromosome 24, fMegCyp1.pri, whole genome shotgun sequence DNA:
- the LOC118770854 gene encoding solute carrier family 12 member 7-like: MPTNFTVVPVEDGRKASPDYEQDTLREEDEEELDLSPSRLSGDGNPKENSPFINSTYSDKGSLYDGKNMALFEEEMESNPMVSSLLNKLANYTNLTQGVIEHEEAENEEGAKKKAVKSPQMGTFIGVYLPCMQNILGVILFLRLPWIVGTAGILESFAIVFMCCACTMLTAISMSAIATNGVVPAGGSYYMISRSLGPEFGGAVGLCFYLGTTFAGSMYILGTIEILLTYIIPNGAIFTTDKKEEEAEVLLNNMRVYGTCCLALMALVVFVGVKYVNKLALVFLSCVVLSILAIYAGVIKTIIEPPNFPICLLGNRSLQNHDFDKCQKTEVIGNVTVATKLWTLFCDGTLLNASCNEYFQKNNVTEIEGIPGLLSGVISDNLWANYGPSGMLVEGKRQPSVPAKDMSRDIYLPYVFNDIATFFTLLVGIYFPSVTGIMAGSNRSGDLKDAQRSIPTGTILAIATTSFIYISCVVLFGACIEGVVLRDKFGDSVKRNLVIGTLAWPSPWVIVIGSFFSCCGAGLQSLTGAPRLLQAIARDGIVPFLQVFGHGKANGEPTWALLLTAGICEIGILIASLDAVAPILSMFFLMCYLFVNLACAVQTLLRTPNWRPRFKFYHWTLSFLGMSLCLSLMFISSWYYALVAMMIAGCIYKYIEYRGAEKEWGDGIRGLSLNAARYALIKLEEAPPHTKNWRPQLLVLLNLDTDLGVKHPRLLSFTTQLKAGKGLTIVGSVLEGTYMTKESESKQAEQNVKSAMSAEKTKGFCHVVVSSNLRDGFSHLIQSAGLGGMKHNAVLMAWPGSWKQTESSSSWKNFIETVRETTAAHQALLVAKNIDSFPANQERRGEGTIDVWWIVHDGGLLMLLPFLLRQHKVWRKCKMRIFTVAQLDDNSIQMKKDLQMFLYHLRLDAEVEVVEMHESDISAFTYEKTLVMEQRSQMLKQMQLSRTEREREIQSITDESRSSIKRKNQAGRSTSSNHLQVPQPEHCPQKNEAQLIHDRNTASHATLNDKANSAPSRVHMTWTKEKFITERNRNREANIGVRDLFNMKPEWESLNQSNVRRMHTAVKLNQAVVSKSQGAQLVLLNMPGPPKNREGDENYMEFLEVLMEGLERVLLVRGGGREVITIYS; the protein is encoded by the exons GAGATGGCAACCCAAAGGAAAATAGTCCGTTCAtcaacagcacatacagtgaCAAGGGAAGCCTGTACGATGGGAAGAACATGGCTCTCTTTGAG gaagagatggagagtaACCCCATGGTCTCCTCACTGCTCAACAAACTGGCCAATTACACCAACCTCACCCAGGGTGTCATCGAGCACGAGGAGGCCGAGAACGAAGAGGGCGCCAAGAAGAAAGCCGTCAAG AGTCCTCAGATGGGCACCTTCATCGGGGTGTACCTGCCCTGCATGCAGAACATTCTGGGCGTTATCCTCTTCCTGCGTCTCCCCTGGATCGTTGGCACCGCTGGCATCCTGGAGTCCTTCGCCATCGTCTTCATgtgctgtgcctgt ACTATGCTGACAGCAATATCAATGAGCGCCATCGCTACAAATGGCGTAGTACCAG CCGGTGGGTCCTACTACATGATCTCCCGGTCCCTCGGGCCAGAGTTCGGTGGGGCGGTGGGCCTCTGCTTCTACCTCGGAACCACTTTTGCCGGATCCATGTACATCCTTGGCACCATTGAAATCTTACTG ACGTACATCATCCCGAACGGCGCCATCTTTACAACGGacaagaaggaggaggaggcggaggtcCTGCTGAACAACATGCGGGTGTACGGCACCTGCTGCCTGGCCCTCATGGCCCTGGTCGTCTTCGTGGGGGTCAAGTACGTCAACAAGCTGGCGCTGGTCTTCCTGTCCTGCGTGGTGCTCTCCATCCTGGCCATCTACGCCGGCGTCATCAAAACCATCATCGAGCCACCCAACTTCCC GATATGCCTGCTGGGAAACCGCTCCCTGCAGAACCACGACTTTGACAAATGCCAGAAGACGGAGGTGATTGGGAACGTGACGGTCGCCACCAAACTGTGGACGCTCTTCTGCGACGGGACACTTCTCAATGCTTCCTGCAACGAGTACTTCCAAAAGAATAATGTGACAGAAATCGAGGGCATTCCTGGCCTGTTGAGCGGAGTCATCTCAG ACAACCTATGGGCTAACTATGGCCCCAGCGGCATGCTGGTGGAGGGGAAAAGACAGCCCTCCGTCCCGGCTAAGGACATGTCCCGGGACATCTACCTGCCCTACGTCTTCAACGACATCGCAACCTTCTTCACCCTGCTGGTGGGAATCTACTTCCCCTCGGTGACAG GAATCATGGCTGGGTCCAACAGGTCTGGAGACCTAAAAGATGCCCAGCGGTCCATTCCAACGGGAACCATCCTTGCCATAGCAACCACATCCTTCATCT ACATTTCCTGTGTGGTGCTGTTTGGTGCCTGTATTGAAGGTGTGGTTTTGAGAGATAA GTTTGGAGACTCAGTCAAAAGGAACCTGGTGATCGGCACGCTGGCCTGGCCCTCCCCCTGGGTCATCGTCATCGGCTCCTTCTTCTCCTGCTGCGGGGCGGGGCTGCAGAGCCTCACCGGCGCCCCCCGGCTGCTGCAGGCCATCGCGCGCGATGGCATCGTGCccttcctgcag gtgTTCGGTCACGGCAAAGCCAACGGCGAGCCCACCTGGGCCCTCCTGCTGACGGCCGGAATCTGTGAGATCGGCATACTCATCGCCTCCCTGGACGCTGTGGCCCCCATTCTCTCAAT GTTCTTCTTGATGTGTTACCTGTTTGTAAACTTGGCCTGTGCAGTTCAGACTCTTCTCCGCACCCCCAACTGGAGACCACGCTTCAAATTCTACCACTG GACTCTGTCCTTCCTGGGCATgagtctgtgtctctccctcatGTTCATCTCCTCCTGGTACTACGCCTTGGTCGCCATGATGATCGCTGGATGCATCTACAAGTACATTGAATACAGAGG agcagagaaagagtgGGGCGATGGGATCCGTGGCCTGTCCCTGAACGCCGCCCGTTACGCCCTGATCAAACTGGAGGAGGCCCCACCCCACACTAAGAACTGGAG GCcacagctgctggtgctgctgaacCTGGACACCGATCTTGGGGTGAAGCATCCTCGGCTGCTCTCCTTCACCACACAGCTGAAGGCTGGTAAAGGCCTGACTATTgtgggctctgtgctggagggCACCTACATGACCAAGGAATCAGAGTCCAAGCAGGCAGAGCAG AATGTCAAGTCTGCCATGTCCGCAGAGAAGACCAAGGGTTTCTGCCACGTGGTGGTGTCCTCGAACCTGCGCGACGGCTTCTCTCACCTGATCCAGTCCGCCGGGCTGGGGGGCATGAAGCACAACGCCGTGCTGATGGCCTGGCCTGGGAgctggaagcagacagagagctcCTCCTCCTGGAAGAACTTCATAG AAACGGTGAGGGAGACCACAGCAGCCCACCAGGCCCTGCTGGTGGCCAAGAACATCGACTCcttcccagccaatcaggaacGGCGGGGGGAGGGCACCATCGACGTGTGGTGGATCGTGCACGACGGAGGCCTGCTGATGCTGCTTCCCTTCCTGCTGCGACAGCACAAG gtaTGGAGGAAGTGTAAGATGCGCATCTTCACTGTGGCCCAGTTGGACGACAACAGCATCCAGATGAAGAAGGACCTGCAGATGTTCCTGTACCACCTGCGTCTGGACGCTGAGGTCGAGGTGGTGGAAATG CATGAAAGCGACATCTCAGCCTTCACCTATGAGAAGACCCTGGTGATGGAGCAGCGCTCTCAGATGCTGAAGCAGATGCAGCTGTCTAGgacagagcgggagagagag ATTCAGAGCATCACAGACGAGTCCCGTAGCTCCATCAAGAGGAAGAACCAGGCAGGAAGAAGCACTTCCAGTAACCACCTGCAGGTCCCGCAGCCAGAGCACTGCCCCCAAAAGAATGAG GCCCAGCTGATCCATGACAGGAACACGGCGTCCCATGCCACCCTCAACGACAAGGCCAACTCCGCCCCCAGTCGCGTCCACATGACCTGGACCAAAGAGAAGTTCATCACTGAGAGGAACCGCAACCGCGAGGCCAACATAGGCGTGCGGGACCTCTTCAACATGAAACC AGAGTGGGAGAGTCT GAACCAGTCCAACGTGCGAAGGATGCACACCGCAGTAAAGCTGAACCAGGCCGTGGTGAGCAAGTCGCAGGGAGCTCAGCTGGTGCTGCTCAACATGCCTGGACCTCCTAAAAACAGGGAGGGCGACGAGAACT ACATGGAGTTCCTGGAGGTTCTGATGGAGGGGCTGGAGCGCGTGCTGTTAGTGCGAGGGGGAGGCCGGGAGGTCATCACCATCTACTCGTAA